In Actinomycetes bacterium, a single window of DNA contains:
- a CDS encoding MmgE/PrpD family protein has protein sequence MDVEVSGAATLLERLANVAEATTIENLPAAQAASVPQRVLDVLGIAIRATTLPTSEAATGYALEQAGSPQATAIGAGRRLPAAQAAFVNGVLAHSLDYDDTHLPSILHPSASVVPAALATAQAHGCAGAEVVPAVAVGLEVAVRLGMAGYDRATGENIWFDRGQHATSICGTIGSAAAAAKLMGLDGGGIADSMAVAASMASGIIEANRTGGTVKRLHCGWAAHAGVTAAELTARGLSGPPTVFEGRFGLLQAFLGDRARPEEVTDRLDDNPALTDWSVAGIFYKPYPANHYTHCGIDAAIQLREGGLLASDVESAHLGVATATARTIGEPLDVKQNPDTGYQAQFSGPYTVAAALLGGSGLGLGLADFTDALATDPTRRALMSRITVGADERCDEIYPSQFPAVLTVRTRDGSTLTAEVLANRGGPQNPLTDAELAAKFADNADGLLDREDRGQIVAAAGRLDTQADLESVMGPLGRPLG, from the coding sequence ATGGACGTCGAGGTCTCGGGAGCAGCGACCTTGCTGGAACGACTGGCCAACGTCGCCGAAGCCACCACGATCGAGAACCTGCCGGCCGCACAGGCCGCGTCGGTGCCGCAGCGGGTGCTCGACGTGCTCGGCATCGCGATCCGTGCCACCACGCTGCCCACCAGCGAGGCCGCCACCGGCTATGCACTGGAGCAGGCGGGCAGCCCGCAGGCCACCGCCATCGGTGCCGGGCGCAGGCTCCCGGCCGCGCAGGCGGCATTCGTAAACGGCGTCCTGGCACACAGCCTCGACTACGACGACACGCACCTGCCTTCGATCCTGCACCCGTCAGCGTCGGTGGTACCCGCCGCGCTCGCCACCGCCCAGGCCCACGGCTGCGCCGGCGCCGAGGTCGTGCCCGCGGTGGCAGTCGGCCTCGAGGTGGCGGTGCGGCTCGGAATGGCCGGCTACGACCGGGCCACGGGCGAGAACATCTGGTTCGACCGAGGGCAGCACGCCACGTCGATCTGCGGCACGATCGGCTCGGCCGCCGCTGCCGCCAAGCTGATGGGTCTCGACGGGGGCGGAATCGCGGACTCGATGGCCGTCGCCGCATCCATGGCATCCGGCATCATCGAAGCCAACCGCACCGGCGGCACGGTCAAGAGGCTGCACTGCGGCTGGGCCGCCCACGCTGGGGTGACCGCTGCGGAGCTGACCGCACGGGGCCTGTCCGGGCCACCCACCGTGTTCGAGGGTCGCTTCGGGCTGCTGCAGGCATTCCTCGGCGACCGTGCCCGCCCCGAAGAGGTCACCGACCGCCTCGACGACAACCCGGCGCTCACCGACTGGTCGGTGGCGGGGATCTTCTACAAGCCCTACCCGGCAAACCACTACACCCACTGCGGGATCGATGCCGCGATCCAGCTGCGCGAAGGCGGGCTGCTCGCCAGCGACGTGGAGTCGGCCCATCTGGGCGTCGCGACCGCCACCGCCCGCACAATCGGCGAGCCCCTCGATGTGAAGCAGAATCCCGACACCGGCTACCAGGCTCAGTTTTCCGGCCCGTACACGGTCGCAGCGGCGCTCCTCGGTGGCAGCGGCCTCGGCCTCGGCCTCGCGGACTTCACCGATGCACTGGCCACCGACCCCACCCGACGGGCGCTCATGTCGCGGATCACCGTCGGCGCCGATGAGCGGTGCGACGAGATCTACCCGAGCCAGTTCCCGGCGGTGCTGACAGTGCGGACCCGCGACGGAAGCACCCTCACCGCCGAAGTGCTCGCCAACCGCGGTGGCCCTCAGAACCCGCTCACCGATGCCGAGTTGGCCGCGAAGTTCGCCGATAACGCCGATGGCCTTCTCGACCGCGAGGACAGGGGGCAGATCGTTGCCGCGGCGGGGCGGCTCGACACACAGGCCGACCTCGAGTCGGTGATGGGTCCGCTCGGACGACCGCTCGGCTGA
- a CDS encoding cyclase family protein, which yields MPEDNSPAVSSGEAGSQALLSAIAEGLTVFDLGRPYSVGMPQSPNHPAYRHALDRRHGDRIRDCGGSAAADIIMLGCHVGTHIDALAHVSQDGRLHGGIDADDAQRGGKFMESGIHTVEPIAGRGVLLDVPRALGADACEPAGHLPGGYEITVDDLKATLDGQGTDIRPGDTVLIRSGWGMRFAEGDPYLGKDSGVPGVSEAGAEWLAGHQLTAVGADTIAFEMLPAGAGHASLPAHRVLLVETGVPIIETLDLEAVATAGVHEFLFVLSHLNLVGATGAPVRPLAIAGAHS from the coding sequence GTGCCTGAGGACAACAGCCCCGCGGTGTCGAGCGGCGAAGCCGGCTCCCAAGCACTCCTTTCGGCAATCGCCGAAGGGCTCACCGTGTTCGACCTGGGACGGCCCTACTCGGTCGGCATGCCGCAGTCGCCCAACCACCCCGCCTACCGCCACGCCCTCGACCGGCGCCACGGCGACCGCATCCGCGACTGCGGCGGCTCCGCCGCTGCCGACATCATCATGTTGGGCTGCCATGTGGGCACCCACATAGACGCGCTGGCGCATGTGAGCCAGGACGGAAGGCTGCACGGCGGCATCGATGCTGACGACGCCCAGCGCGGCGGCAAGTTCATGGAGTCCGGCATCCACACCGTCGAACCGATCGCCGGCCGCGGCGTGCTGCTCGACGTGCCGCGGGCGCTCGGGGCCGACGCCTGCGAGCCCGCCGGCCACCTCCCGGGCGGCTACGAGATAACAGTCGACGACCTCAAGGCCACCCTCGATGGGCAGGGCACCGACATCCGCCCGGGCGACACCGTGCTGATCCGCTCCGGCTGGGGGATGCGCTTCGCCGAGGGTGACCCGTACCTCGGCAAGGACTCCGGTGTACCCGGGGTCTCCGAAGCGGGCGCAGAATGGCTGGCCGGGCACCAGTTGACGGCCGTCGGAGCCGACACGATCGCGTTCGAGATGCTGCCGGCGGGAGCCGGCCACGCCAGCCTCCCGGCACATCGTGTGCTGCTGGTCGAGACCGGTGTGCCGATCATCGAGACCCTCGACCTGGAAGCCGTGGCAACAGCCGGCGTGCACGAGTTCCTCTTCGTGCTGAGCCACCTCAACCTGGTCGGAGCAACCGGTGCCCCCGTGAGGCCCCTGGCGATTGCGGGGGCACACTCATGA